The region TAGTTCACAATCCCGGTGCACTGTGAAATGGTTaacccctcatgaattcatacaaatgagagaatAAGATAGATATAAGGAAGAGAGACATCTAGACTTTCCCCTTTCACAAGATCTCTTCAAATGTAATTCAAGAACTTCAAGGAATGGGTAACTCCACTTCTCCAGCATCTCTAACTCACCCTTGATCTCTTTAACTCGTGTGATGGTAGCAGATCATAGTTCTCTTGAAACCTCCCCCGCTGGAGAAGAATTCTCCTGAACCAAAGATACCTTCAAACCCTAAATCTGGAAGATAAAAGGAACTTTTTGGGCTTAACAAGGTCTGAGCATGAGCGTGCTCAGACCATGCTAATCTTGGAGCTTCAGAGCGAAAAAGGCTAAGTGTATCTAGAGAAAGTCATGGGGAGAGCATGGTTTATGGCTTTGGGCTTttgtaccacatctagtggtctGTTCTTGTATTTTGTACTGCtactttcctttttattttaattgaagtggtttatccacttttttttaaaaaaaaataaatatatgtggtagctataataataataataataataataataataataataataataataataataataataataatttgaactCAATCTAATCTATggaaaattcataaaaaatcgAAATCTAAATGCGGCTGAAATGACAAGAGATTGAATAATAGCCGCATGTAATACATGTCACATACCGATTAATTGAATTCTGATGCATTATCTCTTTGATTAAGCGATCAAATTAGAGGTTAGTAAGATACATCTCGGATATTTGGCCCTCTTATACAATTAGTGGGCCAAATATTGGTGTCTTGTTTCAGCAGCCGCCTTTGGAAGTTCTAACTTGTTATGTCGTCAAAGTCAAATCATGGGGCCACTCCAACCCCATCATCTTGCCCATTTGCGCCACTTATCAAGAGCCAATCTCCCAATATTAAAATTCCAAGTCATCACTAGTCACACTCACATCGAAATCACTCATGTggcctattttttttttccttcctgcAAGTTTCAACATCTATTTTCAAGCTCtcatatatttgttaatattgcAAAAAATATCCTCGTCATTTTTTACTAGCATTTTTATATGAAgctatgtatgtatattttcaTTAACAAAAGGGCATGTGCTCCAATATTAGTTACACTATGAAAGCTTTCGTTTGCGGGTCTCTCATATATAGCAGGGgttcaaactatatatattagacATAGTGGTCCCAAAAATCCATGACTGTGGGTGTAGATTTACAATCTAATTTTTATGTCAGCAAGGTGAAACAAGAGTCAACTATCATTGTTTCCTATGAACAAACTTCTAATTATATGTGTgcttgttgtaaaaaaaaaaaaaactttaatttttaatttaaatctgaATTATGTATTTTGCTTTTTACATGTGAACAACTCAGGTTTAAGCTATTCGcagcatttttcatatttttacaataaaagaataatttagtCATTTGATAAATAAcaattagtatattattataaaaaaaacaaaggaatacGTTGACATAAAGTGGTAGCTATAGTAAgcaaataatcaaagaaatttttatcaaatagtgATTAAACAACTAAAAGAGTTCAACCCAAGTCCAAGAAAAGTAACAaggcaaatatatttttcatttgacTGATTACAGTTTTGACATGAATACATAGTCAAtactttaattatattatatctgtgaatattcaatgttaatttTGGTGCTTGATGTCTTGGACACAAGATCAAAGGCCTCATTAGACAAGAGGAGGGTGGCAGAGCAAGGGTTAGTCTTGCAAAGATCCACAACCTCAACAACAATGGATGCATCTTTGCATGGCCTCTTGAGTCCACTCAAACACCTGAGCTTGTATCTCCTCCCACATGCTGCTCCATTGTCCCAAATCCCACTACTTGCTGCAGCAAATAGTCCACCTTCAGGGAGATCATCTTTACTGTATCCCGGACATGTAGTTGCTgcaaatcatcaataaataaatacatagatTAATACTTTGTTAAAGCCTTGGTTTATTATCACACTCTTATATATTATTCCTCTACTGAAGTGGATGAAAAGAAAGAGATCATGGTAGTGAtatatttattgcttttttttgcCGCAGATGTCTTGTGTGAATGTGTATGATGAACTGTTGAAAATGATGTTTGgaaatatataagcaaatatattttttgcattGGCATGATAGCGAATATATACCTACCACAGGATAAAGTTAAGAgttgatttataaatttaagaaaagaaagaaaaaaaaaaagaaccacctttcaattttttatctttCCTTTCAATCTATAGAATCGATGAAAAGATAAAATGGAAGGGAAGTATTgcttttagtaattaattttactTCAGGGGTacatataaacaatattatttttgcaATGATATAATAGTAATTACTCATTTTTTATAATGgctatgaaagaaaaaaaaataataataataataataataatacacactCATCATACCCAACTTGGAAGGAATGAAAATAACTAACGGAGATAAGGAGGACCATATGATGTTGCAGTGCCTACATCTCCATTCACTAAGATCAATGAAGTGACAAAAAACCAAGTGAGCATTAATGCTACTAGTTTCATTGTGTAGTGGTTCTTCTAGGATGGAGAAGATATATGGATACGGATATCTTATTTGAAGGGGAATTCTCCCTGATTTATACTAGTGGGTGAGTGTGAGGATTACGGCATCTGGCTTCAAATGAAATCCTTGTCTAATCCACAATAACCACTTTGAGAGTGGGCTTGTCTTTTCATTAATAGTGGTGTGTCATGAAAAATGACTAAAATGGGAGAATTAATTAATGCACCACAAAGATGGCTGCAATTTAGTGGATGTGATTTGAAACAAAGGAATTCAACCAGTGATCTTATTCTAGTGATCTAATCTATTGGATTCATTGGCTTTGAAACTACTAATCAAAGAGGAAGGCGACTTAATTTGGCTAACTCGGTGATGCtatctttatttcttgtttctattatattattatgttgCTAACATGTGTTGTTTGTGAACCACTTGATGTAAGATGTAGATGGACTATCCTAGTGTCCACATTATCTGCAAGATTAGATCAATGTTTGGCCTGTTCATATAAAAGTTTCATCTCATGTAAAATATTCATATGAATTCTGGATGAGAACTTTAATTAATGTTCTAAGATAAAACTATTTGAGACTTTTCAAGCCGACTAACTAAAATAATCTCTTAATTAATCAGGGTGCTTTTTATAAATCAGATGATGCTTATCTGCTGCTTTAGCCAAACCCATTTGCTAAAACTCCaacttttgaaatctttctatGGTCTCAAAATTATTGTGTATTTTCAGAATGAAACATTGTGGCATATGATGAAAAGGCGCTTAATTAAGAATTAtcttaaaatgaacaaaaatttaaaagctaGTCCAATGATGAAGAAATATTTTACTGAACGTTGTGTCTGATGAGGAAAAGAGACTCAATCAAAGGTTATCTTTAATGATCAAAAGATACCAAGTAAAAGTTGTGCCCTAAAATGACCAGAATTTTATAAACCTATATATAGATTTGAAAGAATCATATTTTGAGATATAATAAAAAGTAGAGTTTATTAATTTCCTAATGTTTAAGTCAAATCCAAATTACTTAATCTACTTGATGCAGAAGGTAGACTAAAAGATTATGATAACTCTATATCCTCTAGTCGATCTTATCTGGTAGTTTAACATTGTAAGTATAAGATGAAGTTTAACATTAGCTATTTATAGATTTCTCTTCACATACCAAGTGGTGGGGCGAAATAAGCCTAAAGTTACTGATAGTTATTGCACATCTTGAAGctagtttattctattttattcgAATTCCAATACCATTGTTCTAATGCAAAATTGAATTTAGTGCTTCACTACAGCACCAAATTAATATGAGTTCAGgtcaaaagtttattttttttcttgttattttttatttttattttttgaaaagatggataaaccacttaaattaaaataaaaggtagTACAGAGGAGacaaccactagatgtggtttaaaacaaaacaaaacaaaacaaaagagatacaACAGAAAGTCGACAAACACAGGGGTAGAGGACCCCCAGAGCCAGAACCAGAACCAGAAATCCTCATCAACTAGCCAGAGTCAGGAACATGTGTCTCCTCGGAAGACCGAGTCTCCCACAAGTCCATCACCCTAGAACCAATAAACTCCAGGCTACATCTGACGATGTTCATGTCGCCTCCATCTTCTCTCTAAGTCCCTCTGAGACAGAAGAGCACCAAGACATGATCATACGAGCAATTTTCAAAATGAGACTGTTTATATGCAAAACATTGTCATTGAATATGCAATCATTCCTAGCAAGACAAATATTCCAGACAATGGCTTTTGCCACTAAATCCCCAAAGATCCTTTTCTTGTTAGCTAAACCCGTCCTCCAATGGCCCCACAGATCCTTGAGCGACGTCGGAGCTGAAGGAAAATGCAAGAGTCTGATGAAATGTTCCCAGACCTGTTTAGTATAAGAGCAATCTATGAACAAGTGGTCGCACGACTCTGATCCTGCGTGGCACAAGACGCAGGTGTCGGTGGGAAGCCTGTTGCATCTCCTAACCGTTAAGTTCTCCAAAGAtaggattttgtttttccaCGCAAGCCAATTGAATAGATTGATCTTCTTCGGCCATCCTCCACGCCAAAAGAAACGCGAAACCGGGCAT is a window of Dioscorea cayenensis subsp. rotundata cultivar TDr96_F1 chromosome 5, TDr96_F1_v2_PseudoChromosome.rev07_lg8_w22 25.fasta, whole genome shotgun sequence DNA encoding:
- the LOC120259989 gene encoding uncharacterized protein LOC120259989, yielding MDPSWGGSKVIQFNYDPIRTLSWPIQSGRVSFFWKGVLTCLPALRNCISHEVSSGKDTLFWKDGWLNGIAPMNLWPEEFYTCRRPNGTIHELGHLLDEVPCIDNDLIDQVRAKVRRPDNLLGDKKKWRLTGNEIFSVKTFYNFLIDGGLRCPVSRFFWRGGWPKKINLFNWLAWKNKILSLENLTVRRCNRLPTDTCVLCHAGSESCDHLFIDCSYTKQVWEHFIRLLHFPSAPTSLKDLWGHWRTGLANKKRIFGDLVAKAIVWNICLARNDCIFNDNVLHINSLILKIARMIMSWCSSVSEGLREKMEAT
- the LOC120262503 gene encoding EG45-like domain containing protein, giving the protein MKLVALMLTWFFVTSLILVNGDVGTATSYGPPYLPTTCPGYSKDDLPEGGLFAAASSGIWDNGAACGRRYKLRCLSGLKRPCKDASIVVEVVDLCKTNPCSATLLLSNEAFDLVSKTSSTKINIEYSQI